Proteins from one Chroococcidiopsis sp. CCMEE 29 genomic window:
- a CDS encoding aldehyde dehydrogenase family protein, whose product MIAPLTCQNYINGGWIPAQSGATLESRNPADWRELVATFPKSGAADVDAAVAAARKAYRTWRLVPAPARAEMIYRVGELLLQHKEKLAQLIAQEMGKPITEARGDIQEGIDCALYNAGEGRRLFGQTTPSEMPNKFAMTVRMPVGVCALITPWNFPVAIPCWKAMPALVCGNTVILKPAKDTPACATLLIQLFQEAGLPAGVINLVQGSGEEVGRALIEHPGIDLVSFTGSSRTGAEVGAACGRTHKRVCLELGGKNAQVVMEDADLELALEGALWGAFGTTGQRCTTTSRLILHRDIKDEFTAKLLERTQKLRLGSGTDPLTEVGPLINSAQLQRVSHYLEIAHAEGAKVLIGGEKNSKGELQHGYFFQPTILDKVSPDMQVAREEIFGPVLVLIEVKSFEEAIAVLNDTPYGLSSSVYTCNLNRAFQAMRDIEAGITYINGPTIGAEVHLPFGGVKQTGNGHREAGSAALDVFTEWKTVYVDFSGSLQRAQIDNRA is encoded by the coding sequence ATGATTGCCCCACTAACGTGCCAAAATTATATTAATGGTGGCTGGATACCAGCTCAGTCAGGAGCTACCCTGGAAAGCCGCAATCCTGCTGACTGGCGAGAACTCGTAGCAACTTTTCCGAAGTCCGGTGCTGCCGATGTGGATGCAGCTGTCGCAGCTGCTCGTAAAGCTTATCGAACTTGGCGACTTGTTCCAGCGCCAGCCCGTGCCGAAATGATTTATCGGGTGGGGGAACTGCTACTCCAGCACAAAGAGAAACTCGCCCAGCTGATCGCTCAAGAGATGGGTAAGCCGATTACAGAAGCTCGTGGAGATATCCAAGAGGGGATTGATTGTGCTCTCTACAATGCTGGAGAAGGTCGCCGCTTATTTGGGCAGACAACGCCTTCAGAAATGCCCAACAAATTTGCCATGACAGTGCGAATGCCCGTAGGAGTATGCGCCTTGATTACTCCTTGGAATTTCCCAGTCGCCATCCCCTGCTGGAAAGCAATGCCAGCCTTAGTCTGTGGCAATACAGTCATCCTCAAACCCGCTAAGGATACTCCCGCTTGCGCTACTTTACTAATCCAGCTGTTCCAGGAGGCGGGCTTACCCGCGGGGGTAATCAATCTGGTGCAGGGTTCTGGTGAGGAAGTGGGACGAGCCTTAATTGAGCATCCCGGTATTGACTTGGTGTCGTTTACCGGGTCTTCCCGAACTGGGGCAGAGGTTGGAGCAGCCTGTGGACGCACCCATAAGCGGGTATGCCTGGAATTGGGCGGCAAAAATGCCCAAGTCGTGATGGAAGATGCAGACTTGGAACTAGCACTTGAAGGTGCGCTTTGGGGAGCTTTTGGTACGACTGGTCAACGCTGCACTACAACCAGCCGTCTCATCCTACACCGCGATATTAAGGATGAATTTACTGCTAAATTACTGGAACGAACTCAGAAATTGCGTCTGGGTTCTGGCACCGACCCCTTAACTGAGGTAGGTCCCTTGATCAACTCAGCCCAACTTCAACGAGTGAGTCATTATCTGGAAATTGCTCACGCTGAGGGGGCAAAGGTACTAATAGGGGGGGAGAAAAATAGTAAGGGAGAACTCCAACACGGTTACTTTTTTCAGCCAACCATTCTTGACAAAGTTAGCCCCGATATGCAGGTGGCTCGTGAAGAGATATTTGGACCTGTTTTAGTATTAATTGAGGTGAAATCATTTGAAGAGGCGATCGCGGTCCTGAATGACACGCCATACGGTTTATCCTCGTCGGTTTACACCTGTAATCTGAACCGAGCTTTCCAAGCTATGCGCGACATTGAGGCAGGAATTACCTATATTAATGGTCCAACCATCGGAGCAGAAGTGCATCTGCCCTTTGGTGGGGTTAAACAAACGGGTAATGGTCACCGGGAGGCAGGCAGTGCTGCTCTTGATGTGTTTACAGAATGGAAAACTGTCTACGTAGACTTTTCCGGGAGTTTGCAACGCGCCCAAATTGATAATCGCGCCTAA
- a CDS encoding NACHT domain-containing NTPase, which yields MITTGESQYMARRSLQASDLGIRKAQKAFKTKAWTQEYLANEVGIETRQPIWKFFSGKPIERHIFMEICFRLDLDWQEIADLPSEVPTKAQAQDNSRDIDHLVQMVRSRRSNKVQAQCGTIRLLDIAQLIELKDIYVNINIQEANPRQNWVEVSNLQNFSPEEFVSVDLSQIFQARVPALKAVAAYSKLMILGKPGCGKTTLLQHIAMQCNQGELLPDRVPIFIRLKNFAEDATEASDFSLLNYIRQEFCKNNISAYQFETLLHHGKALILLDGLDEVQEEERGEVLKQIRKLSEEYYNNHLIVTCRIATQQYRFEGFTDIEIADFDSCQIEAFAQKWFVIVGKNSREQGLAKAAQFMQKLQLAENWLIRELAKTPILLNLVCCVFYAKSDFPSKRADLYKQGLEILLVRWDEARGIKRDEIYRQLSLPQKIKLLSQIATITFEQGHYFFAQSQIQQYIADYLSTLPNAQTDPEVLQLNSEAVLKSIEAQHGLLVERARGVYSFSHLTFQEYLTARNFVANSDSQSLEKNLDQLVSHMTEPRWREVFLLVAGMVENVDALMQSMHQYSDGLLADDQKLQQFLIWLHLKSLSVQAPYKSAAIRAFYLTLVLPRELSLARDLSLALAIDPRLAGNLAPDLALDLALNRALSLSLGLPCDPSWERVLALSFALPLELAFGYGTGLHSEAKLLPLGESLQHLKEQLPASEQGRDRLQEWWRANGQTWTEKLKFLILRYRNINHQWQFSNQQQEVLKQYYAAKQLLLDCLNSGCEVSSNLREWIEETLLLPIVEIGSFS from the coding sequence GTGATCACAACGGGAGAATCTCAATACATGGCACGGCGATCGCTCCAAGCATCTGACCTAGGAATTAGAAAAGCGCAAAAAGCTTTCAAAACTAAGGCATGGACGCAAGAATACCTAGCGAATGAGGTAGGGATTGAAACTCGCCAGCCAATTTGGAAATTCTTTTCAGGCAAGCCGATTGAGCGTCATATCTTCATGGAGATTTGCTTTCGGCTAGATCTGGATTGGCAAGAGATTGCTGATCTACCGAGTGAGGTACCAACGAAGGCGCAGGCTCAGGACAACAGCCGAGATATTGATCACTTGGTGCAAATGGTGCGATCGCGCCGCTCCAACAAGGTTCAAGCTCAATGTGGCACCATCCGGTTGTTAGATATTGCCCAACTGATTGAGTTAAAGGACATTTATGTCAATATTAATATTCAAGAAGCAAACCCTAGGCAAAACTGGGTAGAGGTCTCTAACTTACAAAACTTCAGCCCAGAAGAGTTTGTCAGCGTTGACTTGAGCCAAATTTTTCAAGCACGAGTTCCAGCGTTAAAGGCAGTTGCTGCCTACTCCAAGCTGATGATCCTGGGCAAACCTGGATGTGGTAAAACGACTCTTTTGCAACATATCGCCATGCAATGTAATCAAGGCGAGTTATTACCCGACCGGGTACCGATTTTTATTCGGCTGAAAAACTTTGCGGAAGATGCCACTGAGGCAAGTGACTTCAGCTTGTTGAACTATATCCGCCAAGAGTTTTGCAAAAACAACATTTCAGCATACCAGTTCGAGACTTTGCTCCATCACGGCAAAGCTTTGATTTTGCTGGATGGTTTGGATGAAGTGCAGGAGGAGGAAAGAGGTGAAGTCCTGAAGCAAATTCGCAAGTTGTCTGAGGAGTATTACAACAATCATTTGATTGTCACCTGTCGAATTGCCACTCAGCAGTACCGATTTGAGGGTTTCACTGACATTGAGATTGCCGATTTTGACTCCTGCCAAATTGAAGCCTTTGCCCAAAAGTGGTTTGTCATCGTTGGCAAGAATTCCAGGGAGCAAGGGTTAGCCAAGGCAGCTCAGTTCATGCAGAAGTTGCAGTTGGCGGAAAATTGGCTAATTCGTGAATTAGCTAAGACACCAATCCTGCTTAATCTGGTTTGTTGTGTATTTTATGCCAAATCAGACTTTCCCTCTAAACGAGCTGACCTCTACAAACAAGGACTAGAAATTCTGCTAGTTCGCTGGGATGAGGCGCGGGGGATTAAACGGGATGAAATTTATCGTCAGTTGTCTTTACCCCAAAAGATCAAACTGCTGAGCCAAATTGCTACTATCACCTTTGAGCAAGGTCATTATTTTTTTGCCCAAAGCCAGATTCAGCAATACATAGCAGACTATTTAAGTACCTTACCCAATGCCCAAACTGATCCAGAGGTACTGCAACTCAATAGTGAAGCAGTGCTGAAATCAATAGAGGCTCAACATGGACTACTGGTGGAGCGGGCGCGAGGAGTTTACTCGTTTTCGCATCTAACGTTTCAAGAGTATTTAACAGCTAGAAACTTTGTCGCTAACTCTGACTCTCAAAGCTTGGAAAAAAATCTGGATCAGTTGGTCAGTCACATGACTGAACCCCGTTGGCGCGAAGTTTTTCTACTCGTGGCTGGCATGGTAGAAAATGTCGATGCTCTGATGCAATCAATGCATCAATACAGCGATGGACTGCTGGCTGACGATCAGAAATTACAGCAGTTCTTGATCTGGCTTCATCTGAAATCTCTTTCAGTTCAGGCTCCCTACAAATCCGCAGCTATTCGTGCCTTTTACCTGACACTGGTTCTTCCCCGCGAGTTGAGTTTGGCTCGCGATCTGTCTCTTGCTCTTGCCATTGATCCGCGACTTGCTGGTAATCTTGCTCCTGATTTGGCTCTAGATCTGGCTCTTAACCGAGCGCTATCCTTAAGCCTTGGCCTGCCTTGTGACCCATCTTGGGAGCGAGTCCTTGCTCTCAGCTTTGCTCTTCCCCTTGAACTAGCTTTTGGCTATGGAACTGGGTTACACAGTGAGGCGAAACTATTGCCATTAGGCGAATCGCTACAACACCTTAAAGAACAACTACCTGCCTCGGAGCAAGGCAGAGACAGGTTGCAGGAATGGTGGAGGGCTAACGGTCAGACTTGGACTGAGAAATTGAAGTTTCTGATACTTCGGTATCGCAACATCAATCATCAGTGGCAATTCAGCAATCAGCAGCAGGAAGTGCTGAAGCAGTACTATGCTGCCAAACAGTTGCTGCTGGATTGCCTCAACAGTGGCTGTGAAGTATCTTCCAACCTGCGAGAGTGGATTGAGGAAACGTTGTTGTTGCCGATTGTTGAGATTGGTAGTTTTTCCTGA
- a CDS encoding deoxyribodipyrimidine photo-lyase: protein MSDSLILFWHRRDLRIADNTGLAAARQQTRKVVGVFCLDPNLLERDDVAPVRVTYMIGSLQHLQQRYAEAGSQLLILHADPRQAIPKLATALNAQAVFWNWDVEPYSQQRDRIVMDTLQEKGIQVLLKNWDQLLHAPEDIRTGSDQPYTVYTPFWRNWSSKPKAQPVQALHDVIGLTEAQQETARQAGVVELPTTKDLGFSWDRELVIAPGEAAAQARLEEFCDRAITEYKEQRNFPALSGTSQLSAALKFGVIGIRTVWAATIAALENSRSDEVEASIRAWQQELAWREFYQHAMYNFPELATGAYRQPFKDFPYQNNEERFQAWCEGRTGYPIVDAAMRQMNEIGWMHNRCRMIVANFLTKDLLINPQLGEKYFYQRLIDGDLSANNGGWQWSASSGMDPKPVRIFNPASQAQKFDPEGDYIREWVPELRSIDKEFLLSGNIPAQEREALGYPMPIVDHKQQQRQFKILYQQQKT, encoded by the coding sequence ATGAGTGATAGCTTAATTCTGTTCTGGCACCGCCGCGATTTACGCATTGCCGACAATACAGGACTCGCCGCTGCACGGCAGCAGACTCGAAAAGTCGTGGGCGTTTTTTGCCTTGATCCCAACTTACTAGAACGGGATGATGTGGCACCAGTTAGAGTAACCTACATGATTGGCAGCTTGCAGCATTTGCAGCAGCGCTATGCTGAAGCTGGTAGCCAACTGTTGATTCTTCATGCCGATCCGCGTCAAGCAATACCCAAATTGGCAACAGCCCTAAATGCTCAAGCAGTTTTCTGGAATTGGGATGTAGAACCGTACTCGCAACAACGCGATCGCATTGTTATGGATACCCTCCAGGAAAAGGGGATTCAAGTTCTGCTGAAAAATTGGGATCAGCTGTTACATGCACCCGAGGATATTCGTACTGGTTCCGATCAGCCTTATACCGTTTATACTCCCTTTTGGCGGAACTGGAGTAGCAAGCCAAAGGCTCAACCAGTCCAAGCGCTGCACGACGTGATCGGCTTGACTGAAGCTCAACAGGAGACGGCGCGTCAAGCTGGAGTAGTTGAACTACCCACCACTAAGGATTTGGGATTCAGTTGGGATAGAGAACTAGTGATTGCGCCAGGGGAAGCGGCGGCACAAGCAAGGCTAGAAGAATTTTGCGATCGCGCCATTACTGAATACAAAGAACAACGAAATTTTCCTGCTCTTAGCGGTACATCTCAGTTAAGTGCGGCTCTCAAATTTGGAGTAATTGGCATTCGCACAGTTTGGGCTGCTACTATAGCTGCCTTAGAAAACAGCCGCAGTGATGAAGTTGAAGCCAGCATCAGAGCGTGGCAACAGGAACTTGCATGGCGGGAGTTCTATCAACATGCGATGTATAACTTCCCTGAATTAGCAACGGGTGCCTATCGCCAACCCTTCAAAGATTTCCCCTATCAAAACAACGAAGAACGTTTCCAAGCTTGGTGTGAGGGGAGAACTGGCTACCCTATTGTTGATGCTGCGATGCGGCAGATGAATGAAATCGGCTGGATGCACAATCGTTGCCGAATGATTGTCGCCAACTTTCTCACCAAAGACTTGCTGATTAATCCCCAGTTAGGAGAGAAATATTTTTATCAGCGGCTGATTGACGGCGATCTTTCAGCCAATAATGGTGGCTGGCAGTGGAGTGCTTCCAGTGGGATGGACCCCAAACCCGTGCGAATTTTCAATCCAGCTAGTCAAGCTCAGAAGTTTGACCCAGAAGGCGATTATATTCGAGAATGGGTGCCCGAATTAAGATCGATTGATAAAGAATTCCTGCTCAGCGGCAATATCCCAGCTCAGGAGCGCGAAGCTCTTGGTTATCCCATGCCGATTGTGGATCACAAGCAGCAGCAGCGTCAATTTAAAATCCTTTATCAACAGCAAAAGACTTGA
- a CDS encoding PAS domain S-box protein, giving the protein MHNTNALISQLHMKMEVMLGAMSEAIAWTDAEALAESEAKFRSLIQNSSDIITILEPDGTVQYESPSIEKILGYKPAEMIGKNAFEFIHPNDVLNVFNVFNQVLQNSDITLSVEYRFRHKDGSWCFLESTGSNLLNNPSVAGIVVNSRDITQRKQTEEALQESQLMLQLVMDNIPQSIFWKDRNSVYLGCNRNFAQAAGFSSPENIVGKTDFDLPWQKEETSWYRECDRRVMETDTAEYHIIETQLQANGKQVWVDTNKVPLRNCGGNVVGVLGTFEDITQRKQAEAALSESQRKLATLIDSLPGIVFSCANDPDWSMTYLSEGCFNVTGYTSGELVGNGKVSYNSITHVEDLPKVLDAINRAIAKRQPYVVEYRIHTKWGDEKWLWEKGSGIFDSNGEVLGLEGFITDTTQRKRAEEELVQTIQKLQEQIARRQRVEVALRKSEQRYQNLYDCAPDMYFSVTADGMIASVNQFGADSLGYGKETLTGKSVWSIVYEEDQQQVQKQVAKIFSEKLARSELIFRKVRQDGSTLWVHERTQLILDEEHKPIELRIICRDITERKRTEEKLAKRERYLSGLVEVQRRLLNSQDAANFYTKVLEPLGQASGASRVYVFENHCDAAGRLLMSQRAEWCAEGIPSGDNNPILQNLPYEDFFPRWAKVLAQGEIVTGLVAECPETERLILEPQGILSILILPLNVNGKFFGFIGFDNCTEVRMWEASEVNLLSAAAAAISLALEHKRVEQALRKSEATNRALLTAIPDLMLRVSKDGTYLDCVPTNDFAPLVPISELLGKRVYEVLPPEIAQPAMFYIEKALSTGEIQIFEYQLPKNGKIMDYEARIVVCGEDEVLIIVRDITERKQAEAAIERERNQLRQIITNAPVAMAMFDTQMRYLTHSQKWLTLYGLEEHSLLGRSEYEVFPDIPEKWKLNHQRALKGEALSSSEDVWEREDGSKDYQRWALHPWYKLNGEVGGIVIAVERIKELVKAREAAFEASRLKSEFLATMSHELRTPLNAVIGMTGLLLNTELRSDQRGFVKIIRRSSDKLLTIINDILDFSKIESGKLELEQQPFDLQTCVEESLSLVASQAAEKSLKLAYSIAPPTPKTIIGDAARLGQILVNLLSNAVKFTETGEVMVSVTAQQKRAGGAGGAGGDYEIQFAVKDTGIGIPQERMEKLFKSFSQVDSSISRRYGGTGLGLAICKQLTEIMGGRTWVESQVGQGSTFYFTLVAQASSFQLDSSEETIQAIPRLAEQLPLRILLAEDNRVNQQVALLTLEQLGYHADAVSNGLEVLQSLRRQPYNVVLMDIQMPEMDGLSTTRQIYQEWSPDRRPRIIALTAYATEDNWKQCLAVGMDDYISKPIQITKLIRALSQCQPNKEDTGTPRHPDTGNFSASSSLAPLDTKVLQSLRKMTGTRAAEVLPQLIDNYLEEAPQLLQAMRAAVVSEDTAALQQAAHTLRGTSATLGATHLSQLCKTLETMGSTSITAGALASVLLVEAEYETVKTALQMECQRG; this is encoded by the coding sequence ATGCATAACACAAACGCTCTAATTAGCCAACTTCATATGAAGATGGAGGTGATGCTCGGTGCTATGAGTGAAGCGATCGCCTGGACGGATGCAGAGGCACTTGCTGAAAGTGAAGCTAAATTCCGTTCACTAATTCAAAATAGCTCAGACATCATCACTATTCTTGAGCCGGATGGGACTGTGCAGTACGAAAGTCCCTCGATTGAGAAAATTTTGGGCTATAAACCAGCAGAAATGATTGGTAAAAATGCTTTTGAGTTTATTCACCCAAACGATGTTCTGAATGTTTTTAACGTTTTTAATCAGGTTCTCCAAAACTCGGATATTACTCTATCCGTAGAGTACCGTTTTCGGCATAAAGACGGCTCGTGGTGTTTTCTTGAATCGACTGGCAGCAATCTGCTTAACAATCCCTCTGTGGCAGGCATTGTTGTCAACTCCCGCGACATCACACAGCGCAAGCAGACAGAGGAAGCGCTACAGGAGTCGCAGCTGATGCTACAGTTGGTGATGGATAACATCCCGCAATCTATATTTTGGAAGGATAGAAACTCTGTTTACTTGGGTTGCAATCGCAATTTTGCACAAGCAGCAGGTTTTAGCAGTCCAGAGAACATAGTTGGCAAGACTGACTTCGACTTGCCGTGGCAGAAAGAGGAGACAAGTTGGTATCGCGAATGTGACCGTCGAGTTATGGAGACGGATACAGCTGAATATCATATTATCGAAACCCAACTCCAAGCTAATGGCAAACAGGTCTGGGTAGATACGAATAAGGTTCCACTCCGGAATTGTGGGGGAAATGTTGTCGGCGTCCTTGGCACCTTTGAAGATATCACACAGCGCAAGCAGGCTGAAGCAGCACTAAGTGAGAGCCAGCGCAAGCTAGCCACCCTAATTGACTCGCTTCCAGGCATTGTCTTCTCCTGTGCAAATGATCCCGATTGGTCGATGACATACCTGAGCGAAGGTTGCTTTAACGTAACTGGGTATACAAGTGGAGAACTTGTGGGCAATGGGAAGGTTTCGTACAACTCTATTACTCATGTTGAGGATTTACCAAAAGTTCTAGATGCAATTAACAGGGCGATCGCCAAACGACAACCTTATGTAGTTGAATATCGCATTCATACCAAGTGGGGCGACGAGAAATGGCTGTGGGAAAAGGGGAGTGGAATATTTGATAGCAACGGTGAGGTATTGGGACTTGAAGGCTTCATCACCGACACCACCCAGCGTAAGCGAGCGGAGGAGGAGTTAGTCCAGACGATCCAGAAGTTGCAGGAGCAGATCGCCAGGCGTCAACGGGTGGAGGTAGCACTACGCAAGAGCGAGCAGCGATATCAGAACTTGTATGATTGTGCGCCCGATATGTATTTCTCTGTCACAGCTGATGGAATGATAGCATCCGTCAATCAGTTTGGTGCTGACAGTTTGGGTTATGGCAAAGAGACATTAACTGGCAAATCCGTTTGGAGCATTGTTTATGAGGAGGATCAGCAGCAGGTTCAAAAGCAAGTTGCCAAAATCTTTAGTGAAAAGTTAGCAAGAAGTGAATTGATATTTCGCAAAGTGCGCCAAGATGGTTCAACTCTCTGGGTACACGAACGCACCCAGTTAATCTTGGACGAGGAGCATAAACCAATTGAATTGCGCATTATCTGCAGAGACATCACCGAGCGCAAGCGGACAGAGGAGAAATTGGCAAAGCGGGAGCGCTACTTGTCAGGGCTGGTCGAAGTGCAGCGCCGCTTGTTGAATTCCCAAGATGCGGCAAATTTCTACACCAAGGTACTGGAACCGCTAGGACAAGCTTCAGGTGCGAGCCGGGTTTACGTATTTGAGAACCACTGCGATGCGGCAGGTCGTCTATTGATGAGTCAGCGTGCTGAGTGGTGTGCCGAAGGCATCCCCTCGGGAGATAACAACCCGATTCTTCAGAACCTCCCCTACGAAGACTTTTTTCCTCGATGGGCTAAGGTGTTGGCGCAGGGCGAAATCGTTACGGGGCTAGTGGCGGAATGTCCTGAGACAGAGCGGCTAATTTTAGAGCCGCAGGGCATCCTGTCAATCCTGATTTTGCCCCTCAATGTGAATGGCAAGTTTTTCGGTTTTATCGGCTTTGATAACTGCACTGAAGTTCGCATGTGGGAAGCGTCGGAAGTAAACCTTTTGAGTGCAGCAGCAGCAGCCATTTCGCTAGCTCTGGAGCACAAGCGCGTGGAACAGGCACTGCGTAAAAGTGAAGCAACAAATCGAGCCCTCCTGACCGCAATACCAGATTTGATGCTTCGAGTGAGCAAAGATGGTACCTATCTTGACTGTGTGCCAACAAACGACTTCGCCCCGCTTGTGCCTATCAGTGAATTGTTAGGCAAGAGAGTGTATGAGGTATTGCCACCAGAGATAGCTCAGCCAGCGATGTTCTACATAGAGAAAGCACTCTCTACGGGTGAAATCCAAATCTTTGAGTATCAGCTGCCAAAAAACGGCAAAATAATGGATTACGAAGCTCGGATAGTTGTTTGTGGAGAAGATGAAGTTCTGATTATTGTCCGCGACATCACCGAGCGCAAGCAAGCAGAGGCAGCAATTGAGAGAGAGCGCAATCAGTTAAGGCAAATTATCACTAATGCGCCCGTTGCCATGGCTATGTTCGATACACAAATGCGCTATCTCACCCACAGTCAAAAGTGGCTAACACTGTACGGTCTGGAGGAGCATTCGCTGCTCGGTCGTAGCGAATACGAGGTATTCCCAGACATTCCCGAAAAATGGAAGTTGAATCACCAACGTGCCCTTAAAGGCGAAGCATTATCCAGCTCAGAGGATGTATGGGAGCGGGAAGACGGCTCCAAAGACTATCAACGCTGGGCTCTTCACCCGTGGTATAAGCTCAATGGCGAGGTGGGTGGAATTGTAATTGCGGTAGAGCGGATCAAAGAGTTGGTAAAAGCACGGGAAGCAGCTTTCGAAGCATCGCGGCTCAAGTCTGAGTTCTTAGCCACTATGAGTCACGAGCTCCGGACGCCCCTAAATGCCGTAATTGGGATGACAGGTTTGCTGTTGAATACAGAATTGAGATCCGATCAACGAGGCTTTGTCAAGATTATTCGCCGTAGCAGTGACAAATTACTCACCATTATTAACGACATTCTGGACTTCTCCAAAATCGAATCCGGCAAATTGGAGTTGGAACAGCAACCGTTCGATCTACAAACTTGTGTGGAGGAATCCCTCAGTCTAGTGGCTTCCCAGGCAGCAGAAAAAAGCTTAAAGCTAGCATACTCGATTGCTCCGCCAACCCCAAAAACAATCATTGGGGATGCTGCTCGCCTCGGCCAAATCTTAGTCAATCTACTCAGTAATGCTGTCAAATTCACAGAAACAGGAGAAGTGATGGTTTCAGTGACAGCCCAGCAGAAGAGAGCAGGGGGAGCAGGGGGAGCAGGGGGAGATTATGAAATTCAATTTGCGGTCAAAGATACAGGCATTGGTATTCCCCAAGAGCGGATGGAGAAACTGTTCAAGTCCTTCAGCCAAGTCGATTCTTCCATTAGCCGTCGCTATGGGGGTACAGGACTAGGTTTAGCTATCTGTAAACAGCTAACGGAAATTATGGGAGGACGCACCTGGGTCGAGAGCCAAGTAGGTCAAGGCTCGACCTTTTATTTCACGTTGGTTGCCCAAGCCAGTTCCTTCCAACTGGATAGCTCTGAGGAGACGATACAAGCGATACCCCGCCTCGCTGAACAGTTACCCCTACGGATTCTGTTAGCCGAAGATAATCGGGTGAACCAGCAGGTTGCCCTGCTGACGTTAGAGCAGCTTGGATATCATGCCGATGCAGTCAGTAATGGACTAGAGGTACTGCAGTCGCTACGCCGTCAGCCCTATAATGTGGTGTTAATGGATATCCAGATGCCAGAAATGGATGGATTATCTACCACCCGGCAGATCTACCAGGAATGGTCGCCAGATCGGCGACCCCGGATTATTGCCCTAACTGCCTATGCCACTGAAGATAACTGGAAGCAGTGTCTGGCAGTGGGCATGGATGACTACATCAGCAAACCGATTCAAATCACAAAACTCATCCGCGCTCTAAGCCAGTGTCAGCCAAATAAAGAGGACACGGGAACACCTAGACACCCTGACACGGGGAATTTCTCTGCGTCCTCTTCCCTAGCCCCTCTTGATACCAAGGTGCTGCAATCATTACGCAAGATGACGGGCACCAGAGCCGCCGAAGTTCTGCCTCAGCTAATTGATAACTATCTAGAAGAAGCTCCACAACTGCTACAAGCAATGCGTGCTGCCGTAGTGAGCGAAGATACAGCAGCACTGCAGCAAGCTGCTCACACTCTGAGAGGGACGAGTGCTACCCTGGGTGCGACACATCTCTCCCAGCTGTGTAAAACTTTGGAAACTATGGGCAGCACTAGTATCACCGCAGGAGCGTTGGCTAGTGTGTTGCTAGTTGAGGCAGAGTATGAAACAGTCAAAACTGCCTTGCAAATGGAATGCCAGCGAGGTTAG
- a CDS encoding NUDIX hydrolase — protein sequence MAPGLEPPQLLKQRLFYRGHKFNFEVNRLRLPNQAEGDWECVRHPGGALAVPVTPEGKLVLVRQYRFAVQGRILEFPAGTVEPNEEPFETIKREIEEEIGYRAQNWKKLGEFFLAPGYSDEIIYAFLAQDLEYLDVPPHQDVDEDMETVLMTPQELEQAILNGEPVDAKSISSFLLARPFLN from the coding sequence ATGGCACCAGGTCTAGAACCACCACAACTGCTAAAACAGCGCTTGTTCTATCGGGGACACAAGTTTAATTTTGAGGTCAATCGCCTCCGCTTACCCAACCAGGCAGAAGGAGACTGGGAATGTGTTCGTCATCCAGGTGGCGCTTTGGCTGTCCCAGTCACTCCAGAAGGCAAACTTGTTCTCGTGCGGCAGTATCGCTTTGCTGTTCAGGGACGAATTCTAGAGTTTCCGGCTGGCACAGTGGAGCCGAATGAAGAACCGTTTGAGACAATTAAGCGGGAAATTGAGGAAGAAATTGGCTATCGCGCCCAAAATTGGAAAAAACTGGGAGAATTTTTCTTGGCACCTGGCTACTCGGACGAAATTATCTACGCTTTTCTAGCTCAAGACTTGGAATACCTGGATGTCCCTCCCCATCAGGATGTTGATGAAGATATGGAGACGGTTTTGATGACTCCCCAAGAATTAGAGCAAGCCATCCTTAACGGGGAACCAGTGGACGCAAAATCGATTTCTAGCTTTTTATTAGCACGACCATTCTTAAATTAG
- the folK gene encoding 2-amino-4-hydroxy-6-hydroxymethyldihydropteridine diphosphokinase, whose product MKHGQCAIALGSNLGDSYTILEAALETLAATPDIILQARSSWYQTKAVGPPQPDYINGCALLHVQKSPQQLLEILLEIENKFGRVRSGRWGPRSLDLDLLLYDDLILDTPTLTLPHPHMSERAFVLVPLAEIAPDWVEPVSGKAIAELVQAVDCSGVKKMINNEF is encoded by the coding sequence GTGAAGCATGGACAATGTGCTATTGCACTCGGTAGCAATCTAGGCGATTCCTATACTATTCTGGAAGCTGCCTTGGAGACTTTAGCTGCCACACCAGACATTATTTTGCAAGCTAGATCTAGCTGGTATCAAACCAAAGCGGTTGGACCACCACAGCCAGACTATATCAACGGTTGTGCTTTGCTGCATGTCCAGAAATCACCCCAGCAATTATTAGAAATTTTATTAGAAATTGAAAACAAATTTGGTCGTGTCCGCTCTGGGCGTTGGGGTCCGCGATCGCTTGACCTCGATTTGTTGCTATATGATGACCTAATTCTGGATACTCCCACTCTCACCTTGCCCCACCCACACATGAGCGAGAGAGCTTTTGTTCTTGTCCCCTTAGCAGAAATTGCCCCTGATTGGGTAGAGCCAGTTTCCGGTAAAGCGATCGCAGAACTCGTTCAAGCTGTAGACTGTTCAGGAGTCAAAAAAATGATAAACAATGAATTCTGA